One stretch of Carassius gibelio isolate Cgi1373 ecotype wild population from Czech Republic chromosome B1, carGib1.2-hapl.c, whole genome shotgun sequence DNA includes these proteins:
- the cnpy3 gene encoding protein canopy homolog 3, whose amino-acid sequence MNVFICVVLFLVSAAAANKSGYDDWVHLPNKCEVCKFLSVEMKSAFEETGKTKEVIETNYRFLDDKGAPSIKYVKSDIRFIEVMENVCSRIMQYNLHKERDGSNRFAKGMSETFSTLHNLVNKGVKVVMDIPYELWNETSAEVADLKKQCDVMLEQYEEVIEDWYKGSQEEDITTYLCEKHVLKGQDTGCLKENWAGKKGDMAAIAEDKKKKKGKKKKGKDTEDGQKKEKVKKKKKKKSKLTETETSKRKTEEAGYTSDEEIQKKLPLNQDKTEL is encoded by the exons ATGAATGTTTTTATCTGCGTCGTATTGTTTCTTGTAAGTGCCGCAGCTGCTAACAAAAGCGGGTATGATGACTGGGTGCATCTGCCAAATAAATGTGAAG TGTGCAAATTTCTTAGTGTTGAAATGAAGTCTGCATTTGAAGAGACTGGCAAAACAAAAGAAGTGATTGAAACCAACTATCGCTTCCTGGATGATAAAGGTGCACCGTCAATCAAATATGTCAAATC TGATATTCGTTTCATAGAGGTGATGGAGAATGTTTGCTCAAGGATTATGCAGTACAATCTacacaaagagagagatggaAGTAATCGCTTTGCAAAG GGGATGTCTGAGACATTCTCAACCTTACATAACCTGGTTAATAAAGGCGTAAAGGTGGTCATGGACATTCCTTATGAACTGTGGAATGAGACCAGTGCGGAAGTGGCAGATCTCAAAAAGCAG TGTGATGTGATGTTAGAGCAGTATGAAGAAGTCATTGAAGACTGGTATAAAGGCAGCCAGGAGGAAGATATCACCACTTACCTGTGTGAAAAACACGTGCTGAAAGGACAAGACACTG GCTGTCTTAAAGAGAACTGGGCTGGGAAAAAGGGAGACATGGCAGCTATCGCAGAggacaagaagaaaaagaagggcAAAAAGAAGAAAGGTAAAGACACTGAGGATGGGCAGAAAAAAGAGaaggtgaagaagaagaagaagaaaaagtccAAGCTGACTGAGACTGAGACCAGCAAGCGGAAAACTGAAGAAGCTGGATACACCTCTGATGAGGAGATCCAGAAGAAACTTCCTCTTAATCAGGATAAAACTGAACTCTGA